The Desulfuromonas sp. genome has a window encoding:
- a CDS encoding HD domain-containing protein, with amino-acid sequence MDDFIGRVEQAMTDYFRTDRRRIEHARQVAEHARRLLDEIAADRTVTLAAAYLHDIGIPAAERKYGSSAGRHQEVEGPPVASDILKKLGASEAFIEKVCELVGNHHTPEAIDSPEFQILWDADALVNLAEVLPGKTAGQVNAVLEKSFATDAGLRRGRTVYLRE; translated from the coding sequence ATGGACGATTTTATCGGCCGGGTCGAGCAGGCCATGACGGATTATTTCCGCACAGATCGGCGGCGCATCGAGCACGCCCGGCAGGTGGCGGAGCATGCCCGCCGGCTTCTTGACGAGATCGCCGCCGACCGGACCGTGACACTGGCGGCTGCCTACCTGCACGATATCGGGATTCCCGCGGCTGAGCGCAAGTACGGATCGAGCGCGGGGCGCCATCAGGAGGTGGAAGGCCCCCCGGTCGCCAGCGACATCCTGAAGAAACTGGGAGCTTCCGAGGCCTTTATCGAAAAGGTCTGCGAGTTGGTCGGAAATCATCACACCCCGGAGGCCATCGATTCGCCCGAATTCCAAATTCTCTGGGATGCCGATGCCCTGGTCAATCTCGCCGAGGTCCTGCCGGGCAAGACTGCAGGGCAGGTGAACGCCGTCCTGGAAAAGAGCTTCGCAACCGATGCCGGCTTGCGCCGGGGCCGCACTGTCTATCTACGAGAGTGA
- a CDS encoding nitroreductase family protein, with protein MILSLLEKRRSVRKFSSRPVEGEKTDKILQAMLRSPSSRGLNPWEFVLVTEREPLEELSRAKEHGSAFLAGVPLAIVVCADP; from the coding sequence TTGATTTTGTCTTTACTTGAAAAGAGGCGCAGCGTTCGCAAATTCAGCTCCCGTCCGGTCGAGGGGGAGAAGACGGATAAGATCCTCCAGGCCATGCTTCGCTCTCCCTCGTCGCGGGGATTGAACCCCTGGGAGTTCGTCCTCGTCACCGAGAGGGAGCCCCTGGAGGAACTGTCGCGGGCCAAGGAGCACGGTTCGGCCTTTCTCGCCGGGGTCCCTTTGGCGATCGTGGTGTGTGCCGACCCGTAG
- a CDS encoding nitroreductase family protein codes for MVSIMAQLQAQAMGLGSCWVQIRQRMKGDGRTAREHVLQTLGIPSRLEVLAIIGIGYPADQMEGHPAESLSLEKVHRERYGRVSAD; via the coding sequence ATCGTTTCGATCATGGCCCAACTCCAGGCCCAGGCCATGGGACTCGGCAGCTGCTGGGTCCAGATCCGCCAGCGGATGAAAGGTGACGGGCGGACCGCGAGAGAGCATGTTCTTCAGACCCTGGGAATCCCTTCCCGACTTGAGGTCCTCGCGATCATCGGGATCGGCTACCCTGCCGATCAGATGGAGGGCCATCCCGCGGAAAGCCTTTCTCTTGAAAAGGTCCACCGGGAGCGGTACGGACGCGTGTCCGCCGATTAG
- the cobO gene encoding cob(I)yrinic acid a,c-diamide adenosyltransferase yields the protein MTTEEKSLTRGMVQVYTGNGKGKTTASLGLAFRASGHGFRVYVMQFMKGSTVYGELAAARRLAPELTIEQVGRDTFVSRSHPAEEDCRMAREGFARARKMVASGEFDLIVLDELNCAVDFGLVPLDGVKEMIQEKAPLTELVLTGRGAHPDIMELADLVTEMREVKHYYNSGQHARTGIEH from the coding sequence ATGACAACTGAAGAAAAAAGCCTGACTCGGGGCATGGTGCAGGTCTACACCGGCAACGGCAAGGGGAAGACAACGGCCTCTCTCGGACTGGCCTTTCGGGCATCCGGCCACGGGTTCAGGGTTTACGTCATGCAATTCATGAAGGGCAGCACGGTCTATGGCGAACTGGCCGCTGCCCGCCGCCTTGCACCGGAGTTGACCATCGAGCAGGTGGGGCGGGACACCTTCGTCTCCCGGAGCCATCCCGCCGAGGAGGACTGTCGCATGGCCAGGGAAGGGTTCGCGAGGGCGAGGAAGATGGTGGCCTCTGGCGAATTCGACCTGATCGTACTCGACGAGCTGAACTGCGCGGTCGACTTCGGCCTGGTGCCCCTCGACGGGGTCAAGGAGATGATCCAGGAAAAGGCCCCGCTTACAGAACTGGTGCTCACCGGCCGGGGCGCCCACCCCGACATCATGGAATTGGCCGACCTGGTCACGGAGATGCGGGAGGTCAAACATTACTACAATTCAGGGCAGCATGCGCGAACCGGGATCGAACACTGA
- a CDS encoding hemolysin III family protein, producing the protein MGQGKENQLVIYSEEEELVNRLTHGLGAVLGVAGMVFLLWRATAQGDPWRLTSCAIYGSTLVLFYTISTLYHSLRRPKLRNLFRILDHVSIFFLIAGTYTPFTLITLRGAWGWTLFGIVWGMALVGAVFKAFMVHRLRMLAPMFYLAMGWLIVIAIRPLLDALPWNGFLWLLCGGVAYTLGVVFYAWQKIPYNHAIWHFFVLGGSISHYLAIYYYVVPV; encoded by the coding sequence ATGGGGCAGGGTAAGGAAAATCAACTCGTTATCTATTCGGAGGAAGAGGAGCTCGTAAATCGCCTCACCCACGGCCTCGGAGCGGTCCTTGGTGTCGCCGGCATGGTTTTCCTGCTTTGGAGAGCTACGGCCCAGGGGGATCCCTGGCGCCTGACCAGTTGCGCCATCTACGGCTCGACCTTGGTCCTGTTTTACACGATTTCGACCCTTTACCATAGCCTGCGCAGGCCGAAGCTACGGAACCTGTTCCGCATCCTCGACCACGTGAGCATTTTCTTTCTTATCGCTGGGACCTACACCCCGTTCACCCTGATTACTCTGCGCGGGGCCTGGGGCTGGACCCTGTTCGGGATCGTCTGGGGGATGGCCCTTGTCGGTGCGGTTTTCAAGGCGTTTATGGTTCATCGTCTGCGCATGCTGGCTCCCATGTTTTACCTTGCCATGGGTTGGCTGATCGTCATTGCAATCCGTCCCCTGCTGGATGCATTGCCTTGGAACGGTTTTCTATGGCTGCTCTGCGGCGGGGTGGCCTACACCCTCGGAGTCGTCTTTTACGCCTGGCAAAAAATACCCTACAACCATGCCATCTGGCACTTTTTCGTCCTCGGCGGCAGCATCAGTCACTACCTCGCCATCTACTACTACGTCGTTCCCGTCTGA
- a CDS encoding TIGR02266 family protein, translating to MRKKILLVDDVKLFLEMEKDFFRRENFTILEAGSGREAAEKIVQHRPDLVFMDLYMPGGNGDEACRTVRENPDVRFTPIVIVTNSKDPNDLERCRKAGCDAFLTKPINREHFLATAFRILGASSADSTRVNIRLPVHYGSDSHMKDIGHSVDLSCGGIFITSETPHPAGTSLSLEFTLPGQLAPVHSQGRVAWVNPSDWRKKKDLPTGMAVKFLHLNNEAGDHIREYIKKWHSQRTEKAPGHHSPPPPLS from the coding sequence ATGAGAAAAAAGATACTCTTGGTTGACGATGTCAAACTGTTCCTGGAAATGGAAAAGGACTTTTTCCGCAGGGAAAACTTCACCATTCTAGAGGCCGGCAGCGGCCGGGAAGCCGCGGAGAAAATCGTCCAGCACCGCCCGGACCTGGTCTTCATGGACCTTTATATGCCGGGAGGCAACGGCGACGAGGCCTGCCGCACGGTGCGCGAGAACCCCGATGTGCGTTTCACCCCCATCGTAATCGTCACCAACAGCAAGGACCCCAACGACCTGGAGCGCTGTCGCAAGGCCGGATGCGACGCTTTCTTGACCAAGCCGATCAACAGGGAGCACTTCCTGGCCACGGCCTTTCGCATCCTCGGTGCCTCGAGTGCCGACTCGACCCGAGTCAACATCCGCCTTCCGGTCCATTACGGATCCGATTCCCACATGAAGGACATCGGCCACTCGGTCGATCTGAGTTGCGGAGGGATATTCATCACCTCGGAAACCCCCCATCCCGCCGGAACCTCCCTGTCGCTTGAATTCACCCTCCCCGGCCAACTGGCCCCCGTCCACTCCCAGGGCCGGGTGGCCTGGGTCAATCCGTCAGACTGGCGAAAGAAGAAGGATCTTCCGACGGGAATGGCCGTGAAGTTTCTCCATCTCAACAATGAGGCCGGAGACCACATCCGCGAATACATTAAAAAATGGCATTCCCAGCGAACCGAGAAAGCCCCGGGACACCATTCCCCGCCGCCGCCCTTGAGCTAG